A single window of Pogona vitticeps strain Pit_001003342236 chromosome 11, PviZW2.1, whole genome shotgun sequence DNA harbors:
- the AKAP14 gene encoding A-kinase anchor protein 14 isoform X2, with the protein MNDNKFVGDDGDLEAIKEKALLIVTNAIQGATDAVGNLQKEEAGAKYEVPNIAWMKCQDFTIGKGLLQIEEYMRTLPVEVFFIVETNKLIHRPGKSRFKEKWLKEVIESKISLMETIYF; encoded by the exons atgaatgatAACAAATTTGTGGGAGATGATGGAGATCTGGAAGCCATCAAAGAGAAAGCTCTCTTGATTGTCACAAATGCCATCCAAGGAGCAACGGACGCCGTGGGAAACCTGCAGAAGGAAGAGGCAG GAGCCAAATATGAAGTGCCAAATATTGCGTGGATGAAATGCCAAGACTTCACCATCGGAAAAGGGCTATTGCAGATTGAGGAGTATATGAGG aCTTTGCCTGTCGAAGTGTTCTTTATAGTGGAGACAAATAAGCTAATTCACAG GCCAGGGAAATCTCGATTTAAAGAGAAGTGGCTCAAAGAAGTAATTGAAAGCAAAATTAGCTTGATGGAGACAATTTACTTTTAG
- the NKAP gene encoding NF-kappa-B-activating protein, translating into MAPVSRSRSPAAESPPSRRERRRDGSASPPSPPPLPASRSGRSRRSRSRSRSRSRERNGFRPPSRPPHHFAHRLEPKPPRGLWHSEAGKEQEESLRQRRLNERERIGELGAPEVWGLSPKVPDPDSDEHTPAEDEDGTSKKSSSSDSSSEEEEKKKKKKKKKRKAASRDEEKKRSKKKKHRKKKSKKKKSKKSRKDTSDSSSDDSSDEAVQGDELWIERSKNTDAVDFIGPEAPITHASQDDRPLNYGHALLPGEGAAMAEYVKAGKRIPRRGEIGLTSEEIASFEKSGYVMSGSRHRRMEAVRLRKENQIYSADEKRALASFNQEERRKRENKILASFREMVYRKTKGKDEK; encoded by the exons ATGGCTCCGGTGTCCCGTTCGCGGAGCCCGGCGGCGGAGTCTCCGCCTTCCCGGCGAGAGCGGCGGCGGGATGGCTCGGCCAGCCCTCCTTCGCCTCCTCCTCTCCCGGCTTCTCGGTCCGGCCGGAGCCGAAGGTCCCGCTCGAGGTCGAGGTCGCGATCCCGGGAGCGCAACGGGTTCCGGCCTCCGTCCAGGCCGCCGCACCACTTCGCTCACCGCCTGGAGCCGAAGCCGCCGCGAGGGTTGTGGCACTCCGAGGCCGGCAAGGAGCAGGAGGAGTCCCTCCGGCAGAG GCGattaaatgaaagagaaagaataggTGAACTAGGAGCACCTGAAGTTTGGGGACTGTCACCAAAAGTTCCTGACCCaga TTCTGATGAGCATACCCCTGCAGAAGATGAAGATGGGACATCTAAAAAGAGCAGCTCCTCTGATTCCAGTTCAGAAG aggaggaaaaaaagaagaagaagaagaagaaaaagaggaaagctgCTTCAC gtgatgaggaaaaaaagagatcgaagaagaagaagcacagaaA AAAGAAGtccaagaaaaagaagagcaagaaAAGCAGGAAGGACACCAGCGATTCGAGCAGTGACGATTCCAGTGATGAGGCCGTACAAGGGGATGAGCTCTGGATTGAGCGATCAA AAAACACAGATGCTGTAGATTTCATTGGCCCAGAAGCTCCCATCACCCATGCCTCCCAGGATGACCGGCCCTTAAA ctATGGACATGCTCTGCTCCCTGGTGAAGGGGCCGCCATGGCGGAGTATGTAAAAGCTGGGAAGCGTATCCCTAGAAGAGGTGAAATTGGCCTAACCAGTGAAGAAATTGCATCTTTTGAGAAGTCTGGCTATGTCATGAGTGGCAGCAG GCACCGTCGAATGGAGGCTGTTCGTCTGCGTAAAGAGAACCAGATCTACAGCGCGGATGAGAAGAGAGCCCTGGCTTCGTTCAACCAGGAGGAGAGGcggaagagagagaacaagatcCTGGCAAGCTTCCGGGAGATGGTGTACAGAAAAACCAAGGGCAAAGATGAAAAATGA
- the AKAP14 gene encoding A-kinase anchor protein 14 isoform X1, with product MNDNKFVGDDGDLEAIKEKALLIVTNAIQGATDAVGNLQKEEAGAKYEVPNIAWMKCQDFTIGKGLLQIEEYMRTWELHESWLHWTNYLGEEELEYSMRYHYRVRWSIPTCRKPIPRATACVYFVIEISNVRPSTLPVEVFFIVETNKLIHRPGKSRFKEKWLKEVIESKISLMETIYF from the exons atgaatgatAACAAATTTGTGGGAGATGATGGAGATCTGGAAGCCATCAAAGAGAAAGCTCTCTTGATTGTCACAAATGCCATCCAAGGAGCAACGGACGCCGTGGGAAACCTGCAGAAGGAAGAGGCAG GAGCCAAATATGAAGTGCCAAATATTGCGTGGATGAAATGCCAAGACTTCACCATCGGAAAAGGGCTATTGCAGATTGAGGAGTATATGAGG ACATGGGAGCTGCATGAGAGCTGGCTGCACTGGACAAATTATCTCGGAGAAGAAGAATTAGAGTATAGCATGAGATACCATTACCGAGTACGATGGAGCATCCCGACGTGCAGGAAGCCCATTCCACGAGCAACAGCCTGTGTCTATTTTGTCATAGAGATTTCCAATGTCAGGCCATCA aCTTTGCCTGTCGAAGTGTTCTTTATAGTGGAGACAAATAAGCTAATTCACAG GCCAGGGAAATCTCGATTTAAAGAGAAGTGGCTCAAAGAAGTAATTGAAAGCAAAATTAGCTTGATGGAGACAATTTACTTTTAG